One region of Pagrus major chromosome 7, Pma_NU_1.0 genomic DNA includes:
- the LOC140999188 gene encoding PDZ domain-containing protein 4-like yields MGCNMCVVQKPEEQYRVMFQKGHINNMLCSFEADGRLKVNGKELTRLSGDPTLDIRDPILSNILRRGARRRAGLAGAPGGLVPVTMGMADCVDSCTQTDISFQHMLTLGKSSQHPCGAPPPPDPPPSPPLPPLLEPYLFNELFMEPVYYDPTDYFDITQHEVDRQDELEYEEVELYKSRQQDKLGLTVCYRTDDEEDLGIYVGEVNPNSIAAIDGRIRKGDRILQINGVDIQDREEAVAILTREDSTNVSLLLARPEIENDNQLDPDELDLEPLDNAVHLPSSQRLKNSTSFLGAGPGSVAAGGVGIHGRSFNRDSPDLLQTVLSNSQELDSGVGRTDESTRYEESSEHDLLGDDHTSASNTNATNTPGSMRKFLSGRGDTPPLLHSQDLQFSTDSLLGLDCFNGGGLEQVERLERAYMADPSRMMMPGLTEEECERYKELLEIKCYYEKNSNELMLLGGQGPAQEEGGIALDVNRNESLTQHEMALLEEELRHLEFKCRNILRAQKMQQLRERCLKAWPLEDKNGAGAGAGCLDMNGSLVSEEPCHHALSDINELPERERSDKDSTSAYNTGGESCRSTPLVNEQYPSPSTQSLEGAEPQLPTSTRQRERGARAERGDGIQANLNQSFSPRTQRRGAEAKTSSPREKVRSLSRDAGTRRGSDGGVRRNPKERAGGCSAENSPYLSRRQTDTKPPQRYLSCMQLRSPSTSERLGGLREGYMETTGDASPMSLGSTCIDAAQAPGAVPLPLSPPLMPASPRMEWKVKIRSDGSRYVAKRPVRDRLLKARAMKIREERSGMTTDDDAVSEMKMGRYWSKEERKQQLLKAREQRRRREFMMQSRLDCLREREREQGGSGGGQQGTTNQQEATTILELCHRRSQKKRSRRILDNWITIQELLAHGTRSADGKKVYNPLLSVTTV; encoded by the exons AAGGGTCACATAAACAACATGTTGTGCTCTTTCGAAGCTGACGGTCGATTAAAG GTGAATGGAAAGGAGCTGACCCGCCTCTCTGGGGATCCCACCCTGGACATACGGGACCCCATACTGTCCAACATACTGAGGCGTGGGGCCCGCAGACGGGCAGGCCTAGCGGGAGCTCCTGGAGGGTTAGTGCCAGTGACCATGGGCATGGCCGACTGTGTGGACAGCTGCACTCAGACGGACATCAGCTTCCAGCATATGTTGACTCTGGGCAAGAGCAGCCAGCATCCCTGTGGAGCTCCACCCCCACCCGACCCTCCGCCTTCCCCTCCACTCCCACCGCTTCTGGAGCCGTATCTATTCAATGAACT CTTTATGGAGCCGGTGTACTACGACCCCACTGACTACTTCGATATCACTCAGCATGAAGTGGACAGACAGGATGAGCTGGAGTATGAG GAGGTGGAGTTGTATAAGTCCCGCCAGCAGGATAAACTCGGTCTGACAGTTTGTTACAGAACCGACGATGAGGAGGACCTGGGGATATATGTAGGAGAG GTGAACCCAAACAGCATTGCTGCAATCGATGGACGCATCCGCAAGGGAGACAGAATACTACAG atAAATGGAGTGGacatccaggacagagaggaggcgGTAGCTATTCTCACCAGAGAGGACAGCACTAATGTCTCCCTGCTCCTCGCACGGCCCGAGATAGAG AACGACAACCAGCTGGACCCAGACGAGCTGGACCTGGAGCCACTGGACAACGCTGTTCACCTGCCCAGCAGCCAGAGATTGAAGAACAGCACCTCTTTCCTGGGTGCTGGACCAGGCAGTGTTGCAGCTGGGGGTGTAGGTATCCATGGTCGCTCCTTTAACAGGGATTCACCTGATTTGCTCCAGACGGTGCTGAGCAATAGCCAGGAGCTGGACAGCGGGGTGGGCCGTACAGATGAAAGCACACGCTATGAGGAATCTTCAGAACACGACCTTCTGGGAGACGACCACACCAGTGCCTCCAACACAAACGCCACCAACACGCCTGGCAGTATGCGCAAGTTTTTGTCCGGCCGAGGGGACACGCCGCCCCTGCTGCACTCCCAGGACCTCCAGTTTAGCACTGACTCCCTCTTAGGGCTGGACTGTTTCAATGGAGGGGGGCTGGAACAGGTGGAGCGATTGGAGAGGGCCTACATGGCCGATCCTTCAAGGATGATGATGCCCGGGTTGACCGAGGAGGAGTGTGAGAGGTACAAAGAGCTCCTGGAAATCAAGTGTTACTACGAGAAGAACAGTAATGAACTGATGCTTCTGGGAGGTCAGGGACCAGCACAAGAGGAAGGGGGTATCGCACTGGATGTGAACAGGAATGAGAGCCTGACGCAGCATGAGATGGCCCTTCTGGAAGAGGAACTGCGTCACCTGGAGTTCAAATGTCGTAACATCTTGAGGGCGCAGAAGATGCAGCAGCTGCGGGAGCGTTGCCTGAAGGCTTGGCCTCTTGAGGACAAGAATGGAGCAGGTGCAGGAGCTGGATGCTTGGACATGAACGGGTCTTTGGTCAGTGAGGAGCCCTGTCATCACGCTCTGTCAGACATCAACGAGCTCCCAGAGAGGGAGCGCTCAGATAAAGACAGTACGAGTGCCTACAACACTGGAGGGGAAAGCTGCAGGAGCACCCCTCTGGTCAATGAACAGTACCCGTCACCCTCTACACAGAGCCTGGAGGGAGCAGAGCCTCAGCTTCCAACGTCCActaggcagagagagagaggagccagGGCTGAAAGAGGGGATGGGATCCAAGCAAACCTCAACCAGTCCTTCTCTCCTCGCACTCAAAGGAGAGGAGCTGAAGCTAAGACATCCAGCCCCAGGGAGAAGGTTCGGTCCCTGTCCAGGGATGCAGGAACCAGGCGTGGCTCAGATGGAGGGGTGAGACGTAACCCCAAAGAGAGAGCTGGTGGATGTAGCGCCGAGAACAGCCCTTACCTGTCCCGCCGTCAGACTGACACAAAGCCACCCCAGCGCTACCTGAGCTGCATGCAACTGAGgtctccctccacctctgagCGGCTCGGTGGACTCAGAGAGGGCTACATGGAGACTACAGGTGACGCCAGCCCAATGAGCTTGGGTAGCACGTGTATAGATGCTGCCCAGGCTCCAGGTGCTGTGCCTTTACCCTTGTCTCCTCCGCTGATGCCTGCCTCCCCTCGTATGGAGTGGAAGGTGAAGATCCGCAGCGACGGCTCACGCTACGTGGCCAAACGACCCGTGAGGGATCGTCTCCTGAAGGCACGTGCCATGAAGATCAGAGAGGAGCGCAGTGGCATGACCACAGATGATGATGCTGTGAGTGAAATGAAGATGGGCCGTTACTGGAGCAAAGAGGAGCGCaagcagcagctgctgaagGCCCGAGAGCAGCGGCGGCGCAGGGAGTTCATGATGCAGAGCCGTCTGGACTGTCTGAGAGAGCGTGAAAGGGAGCAGGGCGGCAGCGGTGGAGGACAGCAGGGGACAACAAACCAGCAGGAAGCCACTACCATCCTGGAGCTGTGCCACCGCAGGAGCCAGAAGAAGCGCAGTCGCAGAATCCTGGACAACTGGATCACCATACAGGAGCTACTGGCTCATGGGACCAGGTCTGCCGATGGGAAAAAGGTCTACAACcccctgctgtctgtcaccacagtctga